DNA from Nitrospira sp.:
GCGGTAAGGCTATCCCATTGAAACCGGTCGTGGACGAGGCTCTCAAAACCTGCCCGACGATCGACCATGTGGTTGTCGTACGCCGCCAGATCCAAAGTCCGCCCCTCTCCGCCCCAAAGGAAATCGACTGGAAGGAGTGGATCGAGAGTGAACGACCGGTTTGCGAAGCGGAGCAGCTGGATGCCGAAGCACCGCTCTATATCCTCTATACGTCCGGCACGACCGGTCAGCCGAAGGGCGTCGTCCATGTCCACGGAGGGTACATGGTCGGCACCTATACGACGACGAAGTATGTGTTCGATCTGAAGGATGATGACGTGTACTTCTGCGTGGCTGATCCGGGGTGGGTCACAGGCCACAGTTATATCGTCTACGGTCCTCTCCTCAATGGTGCAACGATTCTGACCGCGGAAGGGAAACCGGATTATCCGGATCCTGGACGCTGGTGGGATCTCATCGAACGATATGGGGTCTCGATTTTCTATACGACCCCGACCGCGATCCGACTGCTCATGCGCTACGGCGAAGACTGGCCGAAGAAATTCGATCTCTCGACACTCCGTATCCTCGGGAGCGTGGGAGAGCCGATCAACCCGGAAGCCTGGGAATGGTTTCATCGGGTGACAGGCGAAGACAAACCTATTATGGACACCTGGTGGCAGACGGAAACGGGATCGATCTTGGTCACCCCGCTTCCCACCGTGCCGCTGAAGCCAGGCTCGGCCACGCGCCCGTTTCTCGGCATTGAAGCCGATGTCGTCGATCGCGAGGGAAACAGTCTCCCCGCAAACGCCGGCGGCTTTGCCGTCATCAAAAAACCATGGCCGGCTATGATGCGTACCATTTACAAGGATCCTGAGCGTTATAAGGCCTACTGGTCCACCATCCCCAATTGCTACACGGCAGGCGACGTCTGCCATAAGGATGCAGACGGCTATCTGTGGTTCATGGGCCGTGCGGATGACGTGATCAAAGTCGCCGGGAATCGGCTTGGCACAGCTGAAGTGGAAAGCGCATTGGTCAGCCATCCGGCCGTCGCGGAGGCTGCCGTGATCGGCAAACCCCACAAGACGGTCGGTGAGTCCATTAAGGCCTTCATCATTCTGAAACAGGGAGAGCAGGAAAGTCCTGCGCTGATTCAGTCGATCAAGGATCAGGTCCATAAAGAATTGGGCAAGATCGGCGTCCCGGCTGAGATTGATATCGTCTCCTCCCTCCCCAAGACTCGGTCTGGAAAAATTATGCGGCGCGTCCTCAAAGCAAAAGAGCTGGGGCAAGACCCGGGAGATATCTCAACGATCGAAGAGTAGCGTACAGAGAAGTTAGACCCGATCTGGGCCTAGCTGAGTGAGCGGAACGACAGATGAAGAAACCAATGATTTTCGCTGCGGCAATTTCGATCGGTATCATAACCCTGTCCTTACCGGCACTCGGTCCAGAACTCACGCTTGCCGCGGATCAGCAACCAAAGGCCAAACCGCGCTCCAAGACCGTCAAACCCAAGACTGAACCGAAGTTTCACGCAGCCGAAACTGCGGCGAAGGGCAACGCCTGTTCCGGCGTTGCTCCACAGATCGAAAAACTTGTTCCCGATGAAGGGAAACCGGGCATGAAAGTCACGATCAAGGGCGTGGAATTCGGCTCGCCCGGCTGCTTGCGAGGCGTTTCCTTCGGGCCAGGCCACGCGTCCACCTTTACAATGAAAAACGAATCCACCATCATAGCAACAGTCCCAACCGGTGGCCGTAAGGGCCTCGTCATAGTAACCGTCACAACGGCTTCCGGAGAAGATTCCAAAGCCTTCTTGGTCAAATAGGCGAACGGGTCTGCGGTTCTTCAGCATGAAGTGGACTAGAAAACCGGGTGAGCCGATCTATCAGCGACGGCACATGATCGCGCTCGCCCTGGCGGTGGGCCTGCCGGTTGTTCTGTTGCAACTGTACAAGATCTACGTAGGCCCGGTGAGCTTCGATGCACAGATGGGATTTGGGATTCTCGTTTCAATCCTGGCCGGAATCATCCTCTACTACACCTACCGCTCGTCCGCTCGGAATCAGCAGTAACGGCTTCTCAATCAGCGGGTCCTGTCACGGGGTGACCAGCCCCCCGATGGCTAACCTCATGGGGAGCGCATCGGGAAGCGAGTGCCCCCAACTAGTAGTTAGGTGTCTCGCCCTCAAGCCGAC
Protein-coding regions in this window:
- the acs gene encoding acetate--CoA ligase, which gives rise to MSEKIETLLKERRTYLPTDKTIAAAYIKDYETEYKRSIADPETFWSREAKELDWFSPWDKVLEWNYPWAKWFVGARCNIAYNCLDRHVKTWRKNKVALIWIGEQDQERILTYAELYRQVNRCANALKKLGLQRGDRVTIYLPKIPEQVVAMLACARIGLIHSVVYSGFSAPALASRINDAESKVVITADVGFDRGKAIPLKPVVDEALKTCPTIDHVVVVRRQIQSPPLSAPKEIDWKEWIESERPVCEAEQLDAEAPLYILYTSGTTGQPKGVVHVHGGYMVGTYTTTKYVFDLKDDDVYFCVADPGWVTGHSYIVYGPLLNGATILTAEGKPDYPDPGRWWDLIERYGVSIFYTTPTAIRLLMRYGEDWPKKFDLSTLRILGSVGEPINPEAWEWFHRVTGEDKPIMDTWWQTETGSILVTPLPTVPLKPGSATRPFLGIEADVVDREGNSLPANAGGFAVIKKPWPAMMRTIYKDPERYKAYWSTIPNCYTAGDVCHKDADGYLWFMGRADDVIKVAGNRLGTAEVESALVSHPAVAEAAVIGKPHKTVGESIKAFIILKQGEQESPALIQSIKDQVHKELGKIGVPAEIDIVSSLPKTRSGKIMRRVLKAKELGQDPGDISTIEE